A region from the Chelmon rostratus isolate fCheRos1 chromosome 6, fCheRos1.pri, whole genome shotgun sequence genome encodes:
- the polr3b gene encoding DNA-directed RNA polymerase III subunit RPC2 produces MEVLGGEFCDMTPQELAAPVNTVAEKWKLLPAFLKVKGLVKQHIDSFNYFINVEIKKIMKANEKITSDADPMWYLKYLNIYVGMPDVEESFNVTRPVSPHECRLRDMTYSAPITVDIEYTRGSQRIIRNALPIGRMPIMLRSSNCVLTGKTPMEFSKLNECPLDPGGYFIVKGQEKVILIQEQLSKNRIIVEQDRKGAVGASVTSSTHEKKSRTNMIVKQGRFYLRHNTLSEDAPIAIIFKGMGVESDQEIVQMIGTEEHVMASFAPSLEECQKAQIFTQTQALRYLGNKVRRQRMWGGPKKTKMEEARELLASLILTHVPVKEFNFRAKCIYLAVMVRRVILAQGDNKVDDRDYYGNKRLELAGQLLSLLFEDLFKKFNSELKKIADQIIPKQRAAQFDVVKHMRQDQITNGMVNAISTGNWSLKRFKMDRQGVTQVLSRLSYISALGMMTRISSQFEKTRKVSGPRSLQPSQWGMLCPSDTPEGEACGLVKNLALMTHITTDMEDGPIIKLAFNLGVEDVNLLCGEELSYPSVFLVFLNGNILGVIRDHHKLVNTFRLMRRAGFINEFVSISTNLTDRCVYISSDGGRLCRPYIIVKKGQPMVKNKHIEDLSQGYRNFEDFLHEGLVEYLDVNEENDCQIALYEHMIYKDTTHLEIEPFTLLGVCAGLIPYPHHNQSPRNTYQCAMGKQAMGTIGYNQRNRIDTLMYLLAYPQRPMVKTKTIEIIDFEKLPAGQNATVAVMSYSGYDIEDALVLNKASLDRGFGRCLVYKNAKCTLRRYTNQTFDKVMGPMLDAATRKPIWRHSILDADGICSPGERVENKQVLVNKSMPTVTQTPLEGSTLSGQPQYRDVPISYKGSTDSYIEKVMISSNAEDAFLIKILLRQTRRPEIGDKFSSRHGQKGVCGLIVPQEDMPFCDTGICPDIIMNPHGYPSRMTVGKLIELLAGKAGVLDGRFHYGTAFGGSKVKDVCEDLIRYGYNYQGKDYVTSGITGEPLEAYIYFGPVYYQKLKHMVLDKMHARARGPRAVLTRQPTEGRSRDGGLRLGEMERDCLIGYGASMLLLERLMISSDAFEVDVCGQCGLLGYSGWCHYCKSSCHVSSLRIPYACKLLFQELQSMNIIPRLKLSRYNE; encoded by the exons ATGGAGGTACTTGGAGGAGAGTTTTGTGACATGACTCCTCAGGAGCTTGCGGCTCCTGTCAACACTGTAGCG gaaaaatggaaattgCTACCAGCTTTTCTGAAG GTGAAAGGACTGGTGAAGCAGCACATCGACTCATTCAACTATTTCATCAATGTGGAG ataaagaaaataatgaaagcaaaTGAGAAGATCACAAGTGACGCTGATCCCATGTGGTACCTCAA ATACCTCAATATCTACGTCGGCATGCCTGATGTTGAAGAAAGCTTCAATGTAACCAGACCAGTATCTCCTCACGAG TGTCGTCTCAGAGACATGACCTACTCAGCGCCTATCACAGTGGACATCGAGTACACTCGTGGCAGTCAGAGAATCATCCGCAATGCACTGCCCATTGGAAG GATGCCAATCATGCTGCGAAGCTCCAACTGTGTTCTCACAGGAAAGACACCCATGGAGTTTTCAAAACTCAATGAATGTCCTCTGGATCCAG GGGGTTATTTCATTGTTAAAGGTCAGGAGAAAGTAATTCTGATCCAAGAGCAGCTGTCCAAAAATAGAATCATTGTGGAGCAGGACAGGAAGGGTGCAGTTGGAGCCTCCGTCACCAG CTCCACTcatgagaagaaaagcagaactAACATGATTGTCAAACAAGGCAGATTCTACCTGAGACACAACACCCTGTCAGAGGACGCCCCGATTGCCATCATATTCAAG GGCATGGGCGTCGAGAGTGACCAGGAGATCGTGCAGATGATCGGTACGGAGGAGCATGTCATGGCTAGCTTCGCCCCGAGCCTGGAGGAGTGTCAGAAGGCCCAGATCTTCACTCAGACTCAG GCTCTGAGGTACCTCGGGAATAAAGTGCGGAGACAGCGCATGTGGGGAGGCCCCAAGAAGACCAAGATGGAGGAGGCCAGAGAGCTTTTGGCGTCTCTTATCCTCACACATGTTCCC GTCAAAGAGTTCAACTTTCGGGCTAAGTGTATTTACCTGGCTGTGATGGTGCGGAGGGTGATCCTGGCTCAAGGGGACAACAAGGTGGACGACAGAGATTACTATGGCAACAAACGTCTTGAGCTGGCTGGACAG cttctgtctctgctgtttgaagATCTGTTTAAGAAGTTCAACTCTGAACTGAAGAAGATCGCTGACCAGATCATCCccaagcagagagcagctcagtTTGATGTGGTGAAGCATATGCGGCAGGATCAGATCACCAATGGCATGGTCAACGCTATATCCACA GGTAACTGGTCTCTGAAGAGATTCAAGATGGACCGCCAGGGTGTCACCCAGGTCCTGTCTCGTCTCTCCTACATTTCGGCTCTCGGCATGATGACCAGGATCTCCTCCCAGTTTGAGAAGACCAGGAAGGTCAGCGGGCCGCGCTCCCTGCAGCCGTCACAGTGGGGCATGCTGTGTCCGTCTGACACCCCTGAGGGAGAG GCCTGCGGTCTGGTGAAGAACTTGGCTCTGATGACCCACATCACCACCGACATGGAGGACGGTCCCATCATCAAACTGGCCTTCAACCTGGGAGTAGAAGATGTCAACCTGCTGTGTGGAGAGGAGCTCTCCTACCCGAGCgtcttcctcgtcttcctcaATG GTAACATTCTTGGTGTGATTCGAGATCATCATAAACTGGTCAACACCTTCAGACTGATGCGCAGGGCAGGTTTTATCAACGAGTTTGTGTCCATCTCCACCAACCTGACCGACCGCTGTGTCTACATCTCTTCTGATGGAGGTCGTCTCTGCAG GCCTTACATCATAGTGAAGAAGGGACAGCCGATggtgaaaaacaagcacattgaAGACCTGTCGCAGGGCTACAG AAACTTTGAAGACTTCTTGCACGAGGGCCTGGTGGAGTACCTGGATGTCAATGAGGAGAATGACTGTCAGATTGCCCTTTATGAACACATGATTTACAA AGACACAACACACTTGGAGATCGAGCCCTTCACACTGCTCGGGGTGTGTGCTGGCCTCATTCCCTACCCCCACCACAACCAGTCACCCAGGAACACATACCAGTGCGCTATGGGCAAGCAGGCCATGG gTACGATTGGCTACAACCAGAGGAATCGTATCGACACGCTGATGTACCTGCTGGCGTATCCGCAGAGGCCAATGGTCAAAACAAAAACCATTGAGATTATTGACTTTGAGAAGCTGCCTGCTGGTCAGAACGCCACCGTGGCTGTGATGAGCTACAGTGGCTATGACATTGAGGACGCTCTAGTCCTCAACAAAGCCTCGCTTGACAGAG GATTTGGCCGGTGCCTGGTTTATAAAAACGCCAAGTGCACGCTGCGACGTTACACCAACCAGACATTTGACAAGGTGATGGGACCCATGCTGGATGCTGCCACACGAAAGCCCATCTGGAGGCACAGCATCCTGGATGCTGACGGCATCTGCTCCCCTG GTGAGAGAGTGGAGAACAAGCAGGTGCTGGTGAACAAGTCCATGCCAACAGTCACCCAGACACCACTGGAGGGCAGTACCCTTTCAGGCCAGCCCCAGTACAGAGACGTGCCCATCAG ctatAAGGGCTCAACAGACTCGTACATCGAGAAGGTCATGATCTCATCCAACGCCGAAGATGCTTTCCTCATCAAGATCCTCCTGAGGCAGACCAGGAGACCAGAGATAGGAGACAAATTCAGCAGCCGACACGGACAGAAAG GTGTCTGTGGCCTTATCGTTCCACAGGAGGACATGCCGTTCTGTGACACGGGCATCTGTCCAGATATTATCATGAACCCTCACGGATATCCCTCCAGAATGACG GTGGGAAAGTTGATTGAGCTGCTGGCTGGGAAGGCGGGAGTCCTGGATGGGCGGTTTCACTACGGTACAGCCTTCGGAGGCAGCAAAGTGAAGGATGTGTGTGAGGATCTCATCCGTTATGGATACAACTACCAGGGCAAAGACTACGTCACCTCAGGAATCACTGG ggaGCCTTTGGAGGCTTACATCTATTTTGGGCCAGTGTATTATCAGAAGCTGAAGCACATGGTCCTCGACAAAATGCACGCCAGAGCCCGAGGCCCCCGAGCTGTTCTCACCAG GCAGCCAACAGAGGGCCGCTCCAGAGATGGAGGTCTGCGTCTGGGCGAGATGGAACGTGACTGTCTGATTGGCTACGGAGCGAGTATGTTGCTGCTGGAGCGCCTCATGATCTCCAGTGACGCCTTTGAGGTGGACGTGTGCGGACAGTGTGGCCTGTTGGGATACTCTGGGTG GTGTCACTACTGTAAGTCTTCCTGCCATGTTTCCTCCCTGCGCATCCCGTATGCCTGCAAGCTGCTGTTCCAGGAGCTGCAGTCCATGAACATCATCCCCCGACTCAAACTGTCGCGCTACAACGAGTGA
- the LOC121608458 gene encoding poly(U)-specific endoribonuclease-C-like, whose protein sequence is MSTHLDYKGYKARDHDLPDQDDHVLNLQFSWHGLVKPVGSAFIGTSPEFEMALFTIVFLMNTERSTVVLVNIDRCQVELVVIRHGRSLGTAYPKLLSSNNRHRRQHLH, encoded by the exons ATGAGCACACACTTGGACTACAAAGGATACAAGGCCAGGGACCATGACTTA CCCGATCAAGACGACCACGTTCTGAACCTCCAGTTCAGCTGGCACGGTCTGGTGAAGCCCGTGGGCAGCGCCTTCATCGGGACCAGCCCTGAGTTTGAGATGGCGCTCTTCACCATCGTCTTCCTcatgaacacagagaggagcacCGTGGTGCTGGTCAACATTGACCGGTGTCAGGTGGAGCTGGTGGTCATCAGACATGGACGCTCCCTCGGGACGGCGTACCCCAAActgctcagcagcaacaacagacaTCGCAGGCAGCACTTGCACTGA